The following proteins are co-located in the Halarcobacter sp. genome:
- a CDS encoding methylenetetrahydrofolate reductase, with amino-acid sequence MLTDKIRNKEKGIVLYGITPPKVNHTEEEIKEIAKKHTERISKLDVDGLVLYDIQDESDRTDEERPFPFIKTIDPCEYSHNYLQDLKTPRIVYRAVGNYNTETFTKWLDFTKKDGQVHSVFVGAASHEQKNPLTLKEAYKLKREVNDNLCLGGIAIPERHKKKEDEHLRVASKIENSCEFFITQCVYDVEASKIFLTDYVKYVKENNLPMVPIIFTLTPCGSKKTLDFMKWLGISIPNYLEEDLKESGDILSDSILISKKIFEELYTFGLKRGIPVGCNIESVAIRKAEIDASIELLEEVKAIIEKHS; translated from the coding sequence ATGTTAACAGACAAAATTAGGAATAAAGAAAAAGGGATAGTTTTATATGGTATTACACCACCAAAAGTTAACCACACAGAAGAAGAGATAAAAGAGATTGCTAAAAAACATACTGAAAGAATATCAAAACTTGATGTGGATGGTTTAGTACTTTACGATATCCAAGATGAATCAGACAGAACAGATGAAGAAAGACCTTTTCCTTTTATTAAAACTATAGACCCTTGTGAATATTCACACAACTATTTGCAAGATTTGAAAACACCAAGAATTGTATATAGAGCAGTAGGAAACTATAACACTGAAACATTTACAAAATGGCTTGATTTTACAAAAAAAGATGGACAAGTACATTCAGTATTTGTTGGAGCTGCTTCACATGAACAAAAAAATCCTTTAACTCTAAAAGAAGCATATAAACTCAAAAGAGAAGTAAATGACAATCTATGCTTAGGAGGAATTGCTATTCCTGAAAGACATAAGAAAAAAGAGGATGAACATTTAAGAGTTGCATCAAAGATAGAAAACTCTTGTGAGTTTTTTATAACTCAATGTGTATATGATGTTGAAGCATCAAAAATATTTTTAACTGATTATGTAAAATATGTAAAAGAGAACAATCTTCCAATGGTTCCTATTATTTTTACACTAACTCCTTGTGGAAGTAAAAAAACACTTGATTTTATGAAATGGTTAGGGATTAGTATTCCAAACTATTTAGAAGAGGATTTAAAAGAATCAGGAGATATCTTAAGTGATTCTATTTTAATCTCAAAAAAGATTTTTGAAGAGTTATATACTTTTGGATTAAAAAGAGGGATTCCTGTTGGATGTAACATAGAGAGTGTTGCTATTAGGAAAGCTGAGATAGATGCTTCTATTGAGCTTTTGGAGGAAGTAAAAGCTATAATAGAAAAACATTCTTAG
- the hemL gene encoding glutamate-1-semialdehyde 2,1-aminomutase — protein MFENSIKAYEDAKKVIPGGVDSPVRAFKSVGGTPPFIDRGEGAYLVDVDGNRYLDFVQSWGPLIFGHCNEDIENAVLDTVKKGLSFGAPSVLETQLAVEIVDMYDNIDKVRFVSSGTEATMSAIRLARGVTGKNNILKFEGCYHGHSDSLLVQAGSGLATFGTPSSPGVPADFTKHTIVCEFNNIENLRQCFKDSDDIACIIIEPIAGNMGLVPASEEFLAECRKLCNENGTLLILDEVMSGFRASLTGAHGVINVKADIITFGKVIGAGMPVGAFASTSDIMEQLSPNGAIYQAGTLSGNPVAMAAGLTSLKKLKANPEIYDELERKSKKLVNGLKEVADKNGVALQVDTRGSMFGFFFAEKMPTNFSEVSNLCDFDRFAKFHHEMIKKGFYFACSQYEVGFMSTVITDEEIDACINAADDIMKNF, from the coding sequence ATGTTTGAAAACTCAATCAAAGCTTATGAAGATGCAAAAAAAGTTATCCCTGGTGGAGTTGATTCTCCTGTAAGAGCATTTAAATCAGTTGGAGGAACACCACCATTTATTGATAGAGGTGAGGGTGCTTATTTAGTTGATGTTGATGGAAATAGATATTTAGATTTTGTTCAAAGTTGGGGACCACTTATTTTTGGTCATTGTAATGAAGATATTGAAAATGCAGTATTAGATACAGTTAAAAAAGGTTTATCTTTTGGTGCACCAAGTGTTTTAGAGACTCAATTAGCAGTTGAGATTGTAGATATGTATGACAATATTGATAAAGTAAGATTTGTAAGTTCAGGTACGGAAGCAACTATGTCAGCAATTAGACTAGCTCGTGGTGTAACTGGTAAAAACAATATATTAAAATTTGAAGGGTGTTATCACGGTCACTCTGATTCTTTATTAGTGCAAGCTGGTTCAGGACTTGCTACATTTGGAACACCAAGTTCTCCAGGAGTACCAGCAGATTTTACAAAACATACTATTGTATGTGAGTTTAATAATATAGAAAATCTAAGACAATGTTTTAAAGATTCAGATGATATTGCTTGTATCATAATTGAGCCAATTGCAGGAAACATGGGATTAGTTCCAGCAAGTGAAGAGTTTTTAGCTGAGTGTAGAAAACTTTGTAATGAAAATGGAACTTTATTAATCCTTGATGAAGTTATGTCTGGATTTAGAGCTAGTTTAACGGGAGCTCATGGGGTAATAAATGTAAAAGCTGATATTATCACTTTTGGTAAAGTTATTGGTGCTGGTATGCCTGTTGGTGCTTTTGCTTCAACAAGTGATATTATGGAACAACTTTCACCAAATGGAGCAATTTATCAAGCAGGAACATTAAGTGGAAATCCAGTAGCTATGGCAGCAGGTTTAACAAGTCTTAAAAAACTAAAAGCAAATCCAGAGATTTATGATGAATTAGAAAGAAAGTCTAAAAAGTTAGTAAATGGATTAAAAGAGGTTGCAGACAAAAATGGTGTAGCACTTCAAGTTGACACAAGAGGAAGTATGTTTGGTTTCTTCTTTGCTGAAAAAATGCCAACTAATTTTAGTGAAGTAAGTAACTTATGTGATTTTGATAGATTTGCTAAATTTCATCATGAAATGATTAAAAAAGGTTTCTATTTTGCTTGTTCACAATATGAAGTAGGGTTTATGTCTACTGTAATTACTGATGAAGAGATTGATGCTTGCATTAATGCAGCAGATGATATTATGAAGAACTTCTAA
- a CDS encoding ATP-binding protein — protein MSKYQFLPLKDEKEFESLVNDLCVEKYGIEFQVYGRKGQKQNGIDGLSFSKDEKQIVYQCKNKIIARDDKKIQAELLDDIDTEVKSASAEFSNIDTFIFANSFKQDTVLQDKATDLTIQYGFTVIVWSWEEIEGLLEKHWDIAKQHYPEIFDKNILSESDIKHKFQENSVTLLSSESLYIENSFIEMPEINQITDFINSENFDDKLLVLTGKAGIGKTAILSRIQSSFIKNQTACLSIKSDQFEIENKKSLSTFFGVNDILLSIKKLARKEKVIVLIDQLDALSLTMSSNKKVINIILEFIEQLKYISNVKVIVSIREYDLKNDPLFKNLDGTNIINTQLLDFDYVSNKLKSYVKESTKLNNTLVELLRTPLHFSIFIELYPNDNSCISIKTLQDLYRKFWEQKIQDRSLDKTLRQNTVELLKSIVHRMNELNKIEVPKLYFEDEFEDEIALLLSRGILKEENKKISFFHQTFYDYVFARDFAQKDMSLYEYILTTTQDLTIREQFKQIIQFLRGTDEDKYLSELENILYSDEIRFHIKLLLISYLGSIESPTVEEFTFIQKLFKDKPDYEKYFIESWISSDWLIHLKEAGFFNTENFKKYNLQNRLETFVNKETDLVFDILDNCQCEEKIKNVSILNSLNRLDNWSNTSFKILKKYNSLLYEGDIHYYDLKKLYKRIYLLDQKYSINLFFNYLNNRIEEVDDHDKKELLDHDWYEIFEFLLEQKEIDILQRLLESIQKISNKFKSEYSKKDFLITDNIFDSGMWQHENLYTVWNLYLKTLKKVSQLAIDDKDSFLELIKPYQDTHYLALITFLIFGYSKDPKEYKNEILDLFTNVKLLEELSFRQDDGYKFALLLKKSFRLFDEKEQKEILNSIIQVNPEFENSYYPGRCHGTYKGEQKYKLLYQLEIDDIKKFGYFKKYQELQRKFHWYKLEKPHKSNNGWVGTPLSSDVYSKMSLSNWLQSMNVFDGTQSRKDKGFHLRGGKTEHHRQFEKDVTENPDKFFDFLLQLKSKNIHPDYLSAGLSGLIASNYNEEKVLQIIHLYSDIDDKWLKRTILKAIKYLISKNKFDVSLLDILESNKDIKYKGLVRDTTKFQTIHDHMSSSINSFEGDFAELLPLVYKYVFEDENAKKRVLDLIKDVIAKNIDFVIFGLLRTIGNIESVDKSLFTKLLVDLIEKDKIGQVAIYSLQNFHYLYMNKFVSKEEVVVYIRKCISFAKVVKDREDSSYINNLGMYLYFYYLNEDDGIFEKLLNEAIDSNPQVIHGVLHQIFEQEIHSKDKEKIEKSKQIILRFKNNEENDYFYTLDLVKMNGLNFIQDDFEFVKSLASSIHIKKDVKSFIEYLQNEYHADTNIAEKIFELLEELIQKIDSSKETGYYDSRPLIEFILELNTRTKSDEQKVKILDLIDKFLINDTLRFSTKSAIE, from the coding sequence ATGAGTAAATATCAGTTTTTACCATTAAAAGATGAAAAAGAGTTTGAATCTTTAGTTAATGATTTATGTGTAGAAAAGTATGGTATTGAATTTCAAGTCTATGGAAGAAAAGGTCAGAAACAAAATGGTATAGATGGACTCTCTTTTTCTAAAGACGAAAAACAAATAGTTTACCAATGTAAAAATAAAATAATTGCTAGGGATGATAAAAAGATTCAAGCAGAACTTTTAGATGATATTGATACTGAAGTAAAGTCAGCTAGTGCTGAATTCTCTAATATTGATACTTTCATTTTCGCAAATTCATTTAAACAAGACACAGTTTTACAAGACAAAGCAACAGACTTAACTATACAATATGGATTTACAGTTATTGTATGGAGTTGGGAAGAGATTGAAGGTTTACTTGAAAAACATTGGGATATTGCTAAACAGCATTATCCAGAGATATTTGATAAAAATATATTATCAGAAAGTGATATTAAACATAAGTTTCAAGAAAACTCTGTGACATTGCTTTCTTCTGAAAGTTTATATATTGAAAATAGTTTTATTGAAATGCCTGAAATTAATCAAATAACTGATTTTATAAATAGTGAAAATTTTGATGATAAATTACTAGTTTTAACTGGCAAAGCAGGTATTGGTAAAACAGCAATATTAAGTAGAATACAAAGTAGTTTTATAAAAAATCAAACAGCCTGTTTAAGCATTAAAAGTGATCAGTTTGAGATAGAGAATAAAAAGTCATTATCTACATTTTTTGGGGTGAATGACATTTTACTTTCTATAAAAAAGTTAGCAAGAAAAGAAAAAGTCATTGTTTTAATAGACCAGCTTGATGCTCTATCTTTAACAATGTCATCAAATAAAAAAGTGATTAACATAATCTTAGAATTCATAGAACAGTTAAAATATATTTCAAATGTGAAAGTAATTGTTTCTATTAGAGAATATGACTTAAAAAACGATCCCTTGTTTAAAAATTTAGATGGCACAAACATTATAAATACACAGCTATTAGATTTTGACTATGTTAGTAACAAACTAAAATCTTATGTCAAAGAGTCTACAAAATTAAATAACACTTTGGTCGAATTACTAAGAACACCTTTACATTTTTCAATTTTTATAGAGCTATACCCTAACGATAACAGTTGTATATCTATTAAAACTTTACAAGATTTATACAGAAAATTTTGGGAACAAAAAATTCAAGATAGAAGTTTAGATAAAACTTTGAGACAAAATACTGTTGAATTATTAAAATCAATAGTTCATAGGATGAATGAATTAAATAAAATAGAAGTTCCTAAGTTATATTTTGAAGATGAATTTGAGGATGAAATTGCTCTTTTATTGAGTAGAGGTATTTTAAAAGAGGAAAATAAAAAAATATCTTTTTTTCATCAAACTTTTTATGATTATGTATTTGCAAGGGATTTTGCACAAAAAGATATGTCTCTATACGAATATATATTAACAACTACTCAAGACTTAACTATAAGGGAACAGTTTAAACAGATTATTCAATTTTTAAGAGGGACAGATGAGGATAAATACTTGTCTGAACTTGAAAATATACTCTATTCAGATGAAATAAGATTCCATATTAAACTCTTATTAATCTCTTATCTTGGAAGCATAGAAAGTCCTACTGTTGAAGAGTTTACTTTTATTCAAAAACTTTTTAAAGATAAACCAGATTATGAAAAATACTTTATTGAGAGCTGGATATCCTCTGATTGGCTAATCCATTTAAAAGAAGCAGGTTTTTTTAATACTGAAAATTTTAAAAAGTACAACCTACAAAATAGATTAGAAACTTTTGTAAATAAAGAAACAGATTTGGTTTTTGACATATTAGATAATTGCCAATGTGAAGAGAAAATAAAAAATGTTTCAATACTCAATAGTTTAAATAGATTAGATAACTGGAGTAACACAAGTTTTAAAATATTGAAAAAATATAATAGCTTATTATATGAAGGCGATATTCATTATTATGACTTGAAAAAGCTTTATAAAAGAATCTACCTACTAGATCAAAAATACTCAATTAACTTATTTTTCAATTATTTGAATAATCGTATTGAGGAAGTAGATGACCATGATAAAAAAGAGTTATTAGACCATGATTGGTATGAAATATTTGAATTTTTATTGGAACAAAAAGAGATAGATATATTACAAAGGCTTTTAGAATCAATCCAAAAAATCAGTAATAAATTTAAAAGTGAATACTCTAAAAAAGACTTTTTAATTACTGACAATATATTTGATTCTGGTATGTGGCAACATGAAAATTTATATACAGTATGGAATTTGTATTTAAAAACACTAAAAAAAGTTTCTCAGTTAGCTATAGATGACAAGGACAGTTTTTTAGAACTTATCAAGCCCTATCAAGATACTCATTATCTTGCACTCATTACATTTCTTATATTTGGATATTCTAAAGACCCTAAAGAATATAAAAATGAAATTTTGGACTTATTTACAAATGTAAAGCTTTTAGAAGAATTATCCTTTAGGCAAGATGACGGATATAAATTTGCATTATTATTAAAGAAGTCGTTTAGACTATTTGATGAAAAAGAACAAAAAGAAATCTTAAATTCAATTATACAAGTGAATCCAGAATTTGAAAATAGTTACTATCCAGGTAGATGTCATGGTACATATAAAGGCGAACAAAAATATAAACTTCTATATCAACTTGAAATAGATGATATAAAAAAATTTGGTTATTTTAAAAAATATCAAGAACTACAAAGAAAGTTTCATTGGTATAAACTTGAAAAACCTCATAAATCAAATAATGGCTGGGTTGGAACACCATTAAGTAGTGATGTTTACTCAAAAATGAGTTTGAGTAATTGGCTTCAATCAATGAACGTATTTGATGGTACTCAATCAAGAAAAGATAAAGGCTTTCACTTACGAGGTGGTAAAACTGAACATCATAGGCAATTTGAAAAAGATGTTACAGAAAATCCAGATAAGTTTTTTGATTTTTTATTACAGTTGAAATCTAAAAATATTCATCCTGATTATTTATCTGCTGGATTAAGCGGACTTATAGCATCAAATTATAACGAAGAAAAAGTATTACAAATAATTCATTTGTATTCAGATATTGATGATAAATGGTTAAAACGAACTATACTCAAAGCTATAAAATACTTGATTAGTAAAAATAAATTTGATGTGAGTTTATTAGATATTTTAGAATCTAATAAAGATATAAAATATAAAGGTTTAGTGAGGGATACAACTAAGTTTCAAACTATACATGACCACATGTCTAGCTCAATAAATTCTTTTGAAGGCGATTTTGCAGAATTATTGCCTTTAGTTTATAAATATGTATTTGAAGATGAAAATGCTAAAAAGAGAGTTTTAGACCTTATTAAGGATGTTATCGCAAAAAATATTGACTTTGTAATATTTGGCTTACTAAGAACGATAGGCAATATCGAATCTGTTGATAAATCCTTATTTACAAAGCTCTTGGTTGATTTAATTGAAAAAGATAAAATAGGACAAGTGGCAATTTATTCATTGCAAAATTTTCATTATCTATATATGAATAAATTTGTTTCTAAAGAAGAAGTGGTAGTTTATATCAGAAAATGTATATCTTTTGCAAAAGTTGTAAAAGATAGAGAAGATTCAAGCTACATTAATAATTTGGGAATGTATTTATATTTTTACTATTTAAATGAAGATGATGGGATTTTTGAGAAACTACTTAATGAAGCAATAGATTCAAACCCCCAAGTTATTCATGGAGTGTTACATCAAATTTTTGAACAAGAAATACATTCAAAAGACAAAGAAAAAATTGAAAAATCAAAACAGATTATTCTAAGATTTAAAAACAATGAAGAAAATGACTATTTTTATACATTGGATTTAGTCAAAATGAATGGATTAAATTTTATTCAAGATGATTTTGAATTTGTAAAAAGTTTAGCATCATCTATTCATATAAAGAAAGATGTAAAAAGTTTTATTGAGTATCTTCAAAATGAATATCATGCAGATACAAATATTGCTGAAAAAATATTTGAACTTTTGGAAGAACTGATACAAAAAATAGATTCTTCGAAAGAGACTGGATATTATGATTCAAGACCATTAATTGAGTTTATTTTAGAACTTAATACAAGAACTAAATCTGATGAACAAAAAGTAAAGATTTTAGATTTAATTGATAAGTTTTTAATAAATGACACACTTAGATTTAGTACTAAATCAGCTATTGAATAG
- a CDS encoding energy transducer TonB: MKPIIYAFILSIILHLLIFLPIELKKEEPKKKKEEKIEKKSTLRYVKLMPKKVVVPKAEPKKEIKPIPKPKNYKVVEKKKIVPQQKKQPIKKAKKIPSSKPKKVVKKFKAKKKVAIKPQEKRKTIPNRSLENFLLSNPVPVDLNMLDVFTQKQIKTYGDEYDKFTNVQKVFIQNNLKNIVVITRRYYRFPPIAEKLQKNDYNIVEFYLYPNGDISDLRIVQKGRYSFYDKSILETIEFAYKDYPRPKVKTKIRFFITYRTY; encoded by the coding sequence ATGAAACCAATTATATATGCTTTTATTTTATCAATTATTTTACACTTACTTATTTTTCTACCTATTGAATTAAAAAAAGAGGAACCTAAAAAGAAAAAAGAGGAAAAAATAGAAAAAAAATCTACTCTTAGGTATGTAAAACTTATGCCTAAAAAAGTTGTTGTCCCTAAAGCAGAACCTAAAAAAGAAATAAAACCTATACCTAAACCTAAAAATTATAAAGTTGTAGAAAAAAAGAAAATAGTTCCACAACAAAAAAAACAACCAATAAAAAAAGCTAAAAAAATCCCCTCTTCTAAACCTAAAAAAGTTGTTAAGAAATTTAAAGCAAAAAAGAAAGTTGCTATTAAACCACAAGAAAAAAGAAAAACTATTCCAAATAGAAGTCTTGAAAACTTTTTGTTAAGTAATCCTGTTCCAGTTGATTTAAATATGCTTGATGTTTTTACTCAAAAACAGATTAAAACTTATGGAGATGAGTATGATAAATTTACAAATGTACAAAAGGTATTTATCCAAAACAATTTAAAGAATATTGTAGTTATTACTAGAAGATATTATAGATTTCCCCCAATTGCAGAAAAACTACAAAAAAATGATTACAATATAGTCGAATTTTATCTTTATCCAAATGGTGATATAAGTGATTTGAGAATAGTTCAAAAAGGAAGATACTCTTTTTATGATAAATCAATTTTAGAAACTATTGAATTTGCATATAAAGATTATCCAAGACCAAAAGTAAAAACTAAAATAAGATTTTTTATTACTTATAGAACATATTGA
- a CDS encoding AtpZ/AtpI family protein yields the protein MENKEENQVPKHRGKLQALDNLSLGISLVAAVAIGFGIGYGLKELTGYEWTLWLGLFWGIAAAVLNVYKAYKRAMKEYEGLENDPRYSYRAKHGDKSFDDEDE from the coding sequence ATGGAAAATAAAGAAGAGAATCAAGTTCCTAAACATAGAGGTAAATTACAAGCATTAGATAATTTATCTTTAGGTATATCTCTTGTTGCTGCCGTGGCAATTGGTTTTGGTATAGGTTATGGTTTAAAAGAACTAACTGGTTATGAATGGACTTTATGGTTAGGTTTATTTTGGGGTATTGCAGCTGCTGTACTTAATGTCTATAAAGCATATAAAAGAGCTATGAAAGAGTATGAAGGTTTAGAAAATGACCCAAGATACTCTTATAGAGCAAAACACGGTGATAAATCTTTCGACGACGAAGATGAATAA
- a CDS encoding pyrimidine/purine nucleoside phosphorylase, whose amino-acid sequence MSFIEKNVDLLKKANIYFDGRVTSRNYTDSDGVIKSLGIMLQGEYTFNTKAAEKMEIISGKVEVLLSGMESNWETYEAGDIFEVPANSSFEIKVEDITDYCCTYL is encoded by the coding sequence ATGAGTTTTATTGAAAAAAATGTTGATTTGCTGAAAAAAGCAAATATCTATTTTGATGGAAGAGTTACAAGTAGAAACTACACTGATAGCGATGGAGTTATAAAATCACTTGGTATTATGTTACAAGGTGAATATACTTTTAATACAAAAGCAGCTGAAAAAATGGAAATAATCTCTGGAAAAGTTGAAGTATTATTATCAGGTATGGAGAGTAATTGGGAAACTTATGAGGCTGGAGATATTTTTGAGGTTCCAGCTAATTCAAGTTTTGAAATAAAAGTTGAAGATATAACTGATTATTGTTGTACATACTTATAA
- the rpoD gene encoding RNA polymerase sigma factor RpoD: MSTKDLNKDIENIVKEYKDSILTYEKLIKIFPKAPSSANIKKLLALVQLYNVTLISSQEQAKRMNAEEAKKKEDLRNKLKENDEDVFDLLKSKELLEWSRSDSPVRMYLREMGQIPLLTKEEEIEISKKIEMGEDVILDAICYVPYLIDFILEYKEPLVNRERKVKELFRNFDDEDSDDANDSDDDDSDENDDVESEDEDSSSKKATKKLDKRAETIIAAFKVLEKAKKDWLKFQAKEEPKSDGDVDQMQFNLAVAFKKRVLKEALLDLGPTSKLISEIVRAMETALKSESGFETELKKLEYKLPLFNDILLKNHQKILDNIVNLSKVQITSMVPEATMVSTYMEIKKLFQTAEASKGGFDLEPEELLDVLEQIKRGKRITDKAKTRMAKSNLRLVVSIAKRYTNRGLPFLDLIQEGNIGLMKAVDKFEYKKGYKFSTYATWWIRQAISRAIADQARTIRIPIHMIETINRINKIIRKGIQENGKEPDVEEIAKEVALPVDKVKQVIKITKEPVSLEAPIGSDDDGKFGDFVPDEKAPTPVDNIMKEDLQGQIDQILAQLNEREQAVVRMRFGLMDDASDRTLEEIGKELSVTRERVRQIESSAIKKLKHPKVGKNLKNYVES; the protein is encoded by the coding sequence ATGAGTACTAAAGATTTAAATAAAGATATTGAAAATATTGTAAAAGAATACAAAGATTCAATTCTTACTTATGAAAAACTTATCAAAATCTTTCCTAAAGCTCCTTCATCAGCAAACATAAAAAAACTTTTAGCTCTTGTTCAACTATACAATGTAACTTTAATTAGCTCACAAGAACAAGCAAAAAGAATGAATGCTGAAGAAGCGAAGAAAAAAGAGGATTTAAGAAACAAATTAAAAGAAAATGATGAAGATGTTTTTGACTTATTAAAAAGTAAAGAACTTCTTGAATGGTCAAGATCTGACTCTCCTGTTAGAATGTATCTTAGAGAGATGGGACAAATCCCACTTCTAACAAAAGAGGAAGAGATTGAAATCTCTAAAAAAATAGAAATGGGAGAGGATGTTATCCTTGATGCCATTTGTTATGTACCGTACTTAATTGACTTTATTTTAGAATATAAAGAACCTTTAGTAAACAGAGAAAGAAAAGTTAAAGAGCTTTTCAGAAACTTTGATGATGAAGATTCAGATGATGCCAATGACAGTGATGATGATGATTCAGATGAAAATGATGATGTTGAATCTGAAGATGAAGATAGCTCTTCAAAAAAAGCTACAAAAAAACTTGATAAAAGAGCAGAGACTATTATTGCTGCTTTTAAAGTTTTAGAAAAAGCGAAAAAAGACTGGTTAAAATTTCAAGCGAAAGAAGAGCCAAAATCTGATGGTGATGTTGACCAAATGCAATTTAACCTTGCAGTTGCATTCAAAAAAAGAGTATTAAAAGAAGCTTTATTAGATTTAGGTCCAACTTCTAAACTTATTAGTGAAATAGTAAGAGCTATGGAAACTGCACTTAAATCAGAATCAGGTTTTGAAACAGAACTTAAAAAGTTAGAATATAAACTTCCACTTTTTAATGATATTCTTCTTAAAAATCACCAAAAGATTTTAGATAACATTGTAAATCTTTCTAAAGTACAAATTACATCAATGGTTCCAGAAGCTACTATGGTTTCTACTTACATGGAAATTAAAAAGCTTTTCCAAACAGCAGAAGCTAGTAAAGGTGGATTTGATTTAGAGCCAGAAGAGTTACTGGATGTTCTTGAGCAAATTAAACGTGGTAAAAGAATTACAGATAAGGCTAAAACAAGAATGGCTAAATCAAACCTTAGACTTGTTGTATCTATTGCAAAAAGATACACAAATAGAGGGTTACCATTCTTAGACCTTATCCAAGAGGGTAATATTGGTCTTATGAAAGCTGTTGACAAGTTTGAATATAAAAAAGGTTATAAATTCTCTACTTATGCAACATGGTGGATTAGACAAGCTATATCAAGAGCAATTGCCGACCAAGCAAGAACTATTAGAATCCCTATTCATATGATTGAAACTATTAATAGAATCAATAAAATCATTAGAAAAGGTATTCAAGAAAATGGTAAAGAACCGGATGTAGAAGAGATTGCAAAAGAGGTTGCACTGCCAGTTGACAAAGTTAAACAAGTAATTAAAATCACTAAAGAGCCTGTATCACTTGAAGCGCCTATTGGTTCAGATGATGATGGTAAATTTGGAGATTTTGTACCTGATGAAAAGGCACCAACTCCAGTTGATAATATCATGAAAGAGGATTTACAAGGTCAAATAGATCAAATTTTAGCTCAGTTAAATGAGAGAGAACAAGCAGTTGTTAGAATGAGATTTGGTCTTATGGATGATGCATCAGATAGAACACTTGAAGAGATTGGTAAAGAACTTTCTGTAACAAGAGAAAGAGTTAGACAAATTGAATCAAGTGCAATTAAAAAATTAAAACATCCAAAAGTTGGTAAAAACCTTAAAAATTACGTAGAGAGCTAA
- a CDS encoding 3-isopropylmalate dehydratase small subunit, giving the protein MSKITGKVWNFGANIDTDVIIAARYLNSSDPEHLAKYVMEDADPDFPKKLQKGDIIVAGENFGCGSSREHAPIALKAAGVAAVVAPSFARIFYRNAFNMGLPIFELPEALEIKEGEEISIDLAEGIITNNTQNKTYKFIPIPEFMQELIQTGGLINYAKAEMKKEN; this is encoded by the coding sequence ATGAGTAAGATTACTGGAAAAGTTTGGAATTTTGGGGCAAATATAGATACTGATGTTATCATTGCTGCAAGATATTTAAATAGTTCAGATCCAGAACATTTAGCAAAATATGTAATGGAAGACGCAGATCCTGATTTCCCAAAAAAATTACAAAAAGGTGATATTATTGTTGCTGGTGAAAATTTTGGTTGTGGTTCAAGTAGGGAACATGCTCCAATCGCACTAAAAGCTGCTGGAGTTGCTGCTGTAGTTGCTCCATCATTTGCAAGAATTTTTTATAGAAATGCATTTAATATGGGACTTCCAATTTTTGAATTACCTGAAGCATTGGAAATTAAAGAGGGTGAGGAGATTTCAATTGATTTAGCTGAAGGAATTATTACAAATAATACTCAAAATAAAACATATAAATTTATTCCAATTCCTGAATTTATGCAAGAATTAATTCAAACTGGTGGATTAATCAATTATGCAAAAGCTGAAATGAAAAAGGAAAACTAA